In a single window of the Nocardioides massiliensis genome:
- a CDS encoding IclR family transcriptional regulator, producing the protein MSAARLGDTPSRGAAPQPGVIAKLTQIVDLFVAGPDHLRLDEIAALSGLPRSTAARTLTQLVELEWLEHDERGYALGPRMRQVGRRVEGHLPLRSAAADPLHELHAATSAVVHLAILDRGQIEMVDKIGGVRTSTIPTTVGTRYPAETAVCGRAMLASLSPERVDQLLTGGRASGVLHDRLNGIRRRRGFAVTTDDMPWDLRGIGAAVIGPHGPIGAISVGLPGRHAPVEKFAPLLARAVQQTTQRLQRAG; encoded by the coding sequence ATGAGTGCCGCACGTCTCGGGGACACGCCCTCGCGAGGAGCCGCTCCCCAGCCCGGGGTGATCGCCAAGCTGACCCAGATCGTCGACCTGTTCGTCGCCGGGCCGGACCACCTGCGTCTCGACGAGATCGCCGCGCTCTCCGGCCTGCCGCGCTCCACGGCCGCCCGCACCCTGACCCAGCTGGTGGAGCTGGAGTGGCTCGAGCACGACGAGCGCGGCTACGCGCTCGGGCCGCGGATGCGCCAGGTCGGACGCCGGGTCGAGGGGCACCTGCCGTTGCGCTCCGCCGCTGCCGACCCGCTCCACGAGCTGCACGCAGCGACCTCGGCCGTGGTCCACCTGGCGATCCTCGACCGCGGCCAGATCGAGATGGTCGACAAGATCGGTGGGGTACGAACCTCCACGATCCCCACCACCGTCGGCACCCGCTACCCCGCCGAGACCGCCGTGTGCGGCCGCGCGATGCTGGCGAGTCTGTCGCCCGAGCGGGTCGACCAGCTGCTGACCGGCGGGCGCGCCAGCGGAGTGCTGCACGACCGGCTCAACGGCATCCGGCGACGCCGTGGCTTCGCCGTCACCACCGATGACATGCCCTGGGACCTGCGCGGGATCGGTGCGGCCGTCATCGGTCCGCACGGCCCCATCGGCGCGATCTCGGTCGGGCTGCCCGGTCGGCACGCACCGGTCGAGAAGTTCGCACCGCTGCTGGCCCGGGCGGTCCAGCAGACCACCCAGCGCCTGCAGCGCGCCGGCTGA
- a CDS encoding ABC transporter substrate-binding protein gives MTTTRTRRRFTALAALALSAGLLAGCADNGGGGSDDAEGPTADRGGSMFAIGFVGDQLDGEPTDGGQLSISTFGEVRSMDPVDLIANGLSGGSELAAIYDVLLRYDPETAEYEPYVAESLEPNDDSTVWTMTLREGVNFSDGTPLDAAAVVGSIERYLADEGGQASLWTSKVAKTEATDERTVTFTLSEPWVDFEYMLATAPGMIMAPAAYAGAEFTPIGAGPFTFGHYRPSEELLLEANPDYWGGEPPLDELRFHNVQTAEGTFDVVRSGSSDVGVVREPSITKEAIDEGFGGAMNVVSMGFGLIVNNREDSATGDVRVRQAIAHAIDPEGIYARTYNGVGLPGTEMFPDESQWGGAPGPEIDLDKAKQLVEEAKADGFDGKVGYLGIQVVSQNTGLGLEAMLGQIGIELEPEYVAGSADMIQRVFAERSFDLAGWSFGTPDAAVFPELYENFHSESRSNAAGYASETMDGLLEELGAAESEDEQQDLINQIQEEWNATIPSIVLGAQPEFVMWGEHVGGVVPHVDSMMLYHQAWSEK, from the coding sequence ATGACCACGACCCGCACCCGGCGCCGTTTCACGGCGCTGGCTGCCCTCGCCCTGTCGGCCGGCCTGCTGGCCGGGTGTGCCGACAACGGCGGAGGCGGCTCGGACGACGCCGAGGGTCCCACCGCCGACCGGGGCGGCAGCATGTTCGCCATCGGCTTCGTGGGCGACCAGCTCGACGGCGAGCCCACGGACGGCGGGCAGCTGTCGATCTCGACCTTCGGCGAGGTGCGCAGCATGGACCCGGTCGACCTCATCGCCAACGGTCTCTCCGGCGGCAGTGAGCTGGCCGCGATCTACGACGTGCTCTTGCGCTACGACCCCGAGACGGCGGAGTACGAGCCGTACGTCGCCGAGTCCCTCGAGCCCAACGACGACTCGACCGTGTGGACCATGACGCTGCGCGAGGGCGTCAACTTCTCCGACGGTACGCCGCTGGATGCCGCCGCCGTGGTCGGCAGCATCGAGCGCTACCTCGCCGACGAGGGCGGCCAGGCGTCGCTGTGGACGAGCAAGGTCGCGAAGACCGAGGCCACCGACGAGCGCACCGTCACGTTCACGCTCAGCGAGCCGTGGGTCGACTTCGAGTACATGCTCGCCACCGCACCCGGCATGATCATGGCGCCCGCGGCGTACGCCGGGGCCGAGTTCACCCCCATCGGCGCCGGTCCGTTCACGTTCGGCCACTACCGGCCCAGCGAGGAGCTGCTGCTCGAGGCCAACCCCGACTACTGGGGTGGCGAGCCGCCGCTCGACGAGCTGCGCTTCCACAACGTGCAGACCGCCGAGGGCACCTTCGACGTCGTCCGGTCCGGCAGCTCCGACGTCGGCGTCGTCCGCGAGCCGAGCATCACCAAGGAGGCGATCGACGAGGGCTTCGGCGGTGCGATGAACGTCGTCAGCATGGGCTTCGGTCTGATCGTCAACAATCGCGAGGACTCCGCGACCGGTGACGTGCGGGTGCGTCAGGCGATCGCGCACGCGATCGACCCCGAGGGCATCTACGCCCGCACCTACAACGGGGTGGGCCTCCCAGGCACCGAGATGTTCCCCGACGAGTCGCAGTGGGGCGGCGCCCCGGGGCCGGAGATCGACCTCGACAAGGCCAAGCAGCTCGTGGAGGAGGCCAAGGCCGACGGGTTCGACGGCAAGGTCGGCTACCTCGGCATCCAGGTCGTCTCGCAGAACACCGGCCTGGGGCTGGAGGCGATGCTGGGGCAGATCGGCATCGAGCTCGAGCCGGAGTACGTCGCCGGGTCGGCCGACATGATCCAGCGGGTCTTCGCCGAGCGCAGCTTCGACCTTGCCGGCTGGTCGTTCGGCACGCCCGACGCGGCAGTCTTCCCCGAGCTCTACGAGAACTTCCACAGCGAGTCGCGCTCCAACGCGGCGGGCTACGCCTCGGAGACGATGGACGGGCTGCTCGAGGAGCTCGGCGCGGCCGAGTCCGAGGACGAGCAGCAGGACCTGATCAACCAGATCCAGGAGGAGTGGAACGCCACCATCCCCTCGATCGTGCTGGGTGCGCAGCCGGAGTTCGTGATGTGGGGCGAGCACGTCGGTGGCGTCGTGCCGCACGTCGACTCGATGATGCTCTACCACCAGGCGTGGAGCGAGAAGTGA
- a CDS encoding MFS transporter, protein MRQAVPSWVTLLVLSLCGMASALQFTLAIPLLPEFPDLLGVSTADASWLVTVTLLTAAVSTPVIARMADMYGKRRMLIVALSAMVLGSLICALEVSFVTMLVGRALQGFGASLIAVGISILRDELPPERVGTAVALMSATMGIGSALGLPLAGVLTDWLGWHSIFWFSAVTGVALIVALLVVIEESPVRTPGRFDVAGAVLLSAALVCLLLPISKGSAWGWSEPPVLGLFAAAVVLLAAWAPLELRVNQPMVDLRTSARRPVLMTNIASIFAGMAMFVNMLVTVQVLQQPAGAGFGLSVTAAGLAMVPSGLAMVVVSPISGRMLTRWGGRVVLLSGSALMAVAYVGRIFYADTVTAVVIGSTAVGVGTALAFAAMPTLIMSSVPLTETASANGLNSLVRSIGTSLASTLVAAILATHQVQVDGVSLASGDAFRLVLLLGAVASVVCAGISALIPTDRRTHHERELARTQGRTKQEAVIRGRVRLARPDNNARGMVLVSVLDTRGEQLDWSRADNAGQYSAVLPGPGTYVVIANTVGWAPAATVIDFAGGEVEQDLTLTDELTVSGTVTSDGVPAPGALVAMSEAAGSQVGSTHCDEQGRYTFQLPLTGRYVFTAYDARTGRARARKVLLSIESEIVDIDIPAGPDSCDGRVVG, encoded by the coding sequence ATGCGGCAGGCCGTGCCCTCCTGGGTGACGCTCCTGGTCCTGTCGCTGTGCGGCATGGCCTCGGCCCTGCAGTTCACCCTCGCGATCCCCCTCCTCCCCGAGTTCCCTGACCTGCTCGGCGTCTCCACCGCCGACGCCTCCTGGCTGGTGACCGTCACCCTGCTGACCGCGGCGGTGAGCACGCCGGTGATCGCGCGCATGGCCGACATGTACGGCAAGCGGCGGATGTTGATCGTCGCACTGTCGGCGATGGTGCTCGGGTCGCTCATCTGCGCGCTCGAGGTCTCGTTCGTCACGATGCTCGTCGGCCGCGCGCTGCAGGGCTTCGGTGCGTCCCTCATCGCGGTGGGCATCAGCATCCTGCGCGACGAGCTTCCCCCCGAGCGCGTCGGGACCGCGGTGGCGTTGATGAGCGCCACGATGGGGATCGGGTCGGCGCTCGGCCTGCCGCTCGCGGGGGTGCTCACCGACTGGCTGGGCTGGCACTCGATCTTCTGGTTCAGCGCCGTCACCGGCGTGGCGCTGATCGTGGCGCTGCTGGTGGTGATCGAGGAGTCTCCGGTGCGGACGCCGGGCCGCTTCGACGTCGCCGGTGCCGTGCTGCTCTCGGCAGCGCTGGTGTGCCTGCTGCTGCCGATCTCCAAGGGCAGCGCCTGGGGCTGGAGCGAGCCACCCGTCCTCGGACTCTTCGCTGCTGCCGTCGTGCTCCTCGCGGCCTGGGCCCCCCTCGAGCTGCGGGTCAACCAGCCGATGGTGGACCTGCGCACCAGCGCCCGCCGGCCGGTGCTGATGACCAACATCGCCTCGATCTTCGCCGGGATGGCGATGTTCGTGAACATGCTGGTGACCGTCCAGGTCCTCCAGCAGCCGGCCGGTGCCGGGTTCGGGCTGAGCGTCACCGCCGCGGGTCTCGCGATGGTCCCCTCCGGGCTGGCCATGGTCGTGGTGTCGCCGATCTCGGGACGGATGCTGACACGCTGGGGCGGCCGGGTCGTGCTGCTGAGCGGGTCGGCGCTGATGGCGGTCGCCTACGTCGGCCGGATCTTCTACGCCGACACCGTCACGGCCGTGGTGATCGGGTCGACCGCCGTGGGAGTCGGCACCGCCCTGGCGTTCGCCGCGATGCCGACGCTGATCATGTCGTCGGTGCCCCTCACCGAGACCGCCTCGGCCAACGGGCTCAACTCGCTCGTCCGCTCGATCGGCACCTCCCTGGCCAGCACCCTCGTCGCGGCGATCCTGGCCACGCACCAGGTCCAGGTGGACGGGGTCAGCCTCGCGTCGGGCGACGCGTTCCGGCTCGTGCTGCTCCTCGGCGCCGTCGCGTCGGTGGTGTGCGCAGGCATCTCCGCCCTCATCCCCACAGACCGGCGGACCCACCACGAGCGCGAACTGGCCCGCACCCAGGGCCGGACCAAGCAGGAGGCGGTCATCCGGGGACGCGTCCGGCTCGCCCGGCCCGACAACAACGCCCGCGGGATGGTCCTCGTCTCGGTGCTGGACACGCGCGGCGAGCAGCTGGACTGGAGCCGCGCCGACAATGCGGGGCAGTACTCCGCGGTCCTGCCGGGGCCGGGCACCTACGTCGTCATCGCCAACACCGTCGGGTGGGCACCGGCCGCCACCGTCATCGACTTCGCCGGCGGGGAGGTCGAGCAGGACCTCACGCTCACCGACGAGCTCACCGTCTCCGGCACCGTCACCTCCGACGGCGTGCCGGCGCCGGGTGCTCTTGTGGCGATGAGCGAGGCCGCCGGGAGCCAGGTCGGGTCGACCCACTGCGACGAGCAGGGGCGCTACACCTTCCAGCTGCCGCTCACCGGACGCTACGTGTTCACGGCGTACGACGCGCGCACCGGACGGGCCCGCGCGCGCAAGGTGCTGCTGTCCATCGAATCCGAAATCGTCGACATCGACATCCCCGCCGGACCCGATTCGTGCGATGGGCGGGTCGTGGGTTAG
- a CDS encoding sodium:solute symporter family protein → MSEIQVWTLVFAGLSFALYIYIAYASRVKDTAGFYVAGGGIPAPANGAAIAADWMSAASFISMAGIIALSTNGYDGSVYLMGWTGGYVLLALLLAPYLRKFGKYTIPDFVGDRYSETARMVAVVCTVVISFVYVAGQMSGTGLVFARFLNVNATTGVIIGMVIVFFYAVLGGMKGITWTQVAQYSVLIVAYLIPAVAISTELTSIPVPQIGFGQILAELDGLQRDLGFAEYTAAFTNMNMLNVTLMTATLMFGTAGLPHVIVRFYTAKNVRAARFSALWALFFIALLYTTAPSIAAFSKLNILQDVSGAAVDNLPGWAQTWADVDLITVDDLNGDGVIDYGADAANELVINNDILVLAAPEIAGLPAPIIGLVAAGALAAALSTASGLLLVISSSIANDVYYKRINPQATEARQLMVGRIAMAAAIVVAGYLGINPPGFVAQVVALAFGIACASFFPVLVLGIFWKKCTAMGATAGMLTGLVVTLAYMLWTIDIYGNSEGIFGIAETSFGVVGMALNFLVTIVVSQFTPKPSPVMQELVEEIRYPGRTKLIEAHAKGELPPDVH, encoded by the coding sequence ATGAGCGAGATCCAAGTCTGGACACTGGTCTTCGCCGGCCTGTCGTTCGCGCTCTACATCTACATCGCCTACGCGAGCCGGGTGAAGGACACCGCCGGCTTCTACGTCGCCGGCGGTGGCATCCCGGCCCCGGCCAACGGTGCCGCGATCGCGGCCGACTGGATGAGCGCAGCGTCGTTCATCTCGATGGCCGGCATCATCGCCCTGTCGACCAACGGCTACGACGGCTCGGTCTACCTCATGGGGTGGACCGGCGGCTACGTCCTGCTGGCGCTGCTGCTGGCGCCGTACCTGCGCAAGTTCGGCAAGTACACGATCCCCGACTTCGTGGGGGACCGGTACTCCGAGACCGCCCGCATGGTCGCGGTGGTCTGCACCGTGGTCATCTCGTTCGTGTACGTCGCCGGCCAGATGTCGGGCACCGGGCTCGTGTTCGCCCGGTTCCTCAACGTGAACGCCACGACCGGCGTCATCATCGGCATGGTCATCGTGTTCTTCTACGCCGTCCTCGGCGGCATGAAGGGCATCACCTGGACGCAGGTTGCGCAGTACAGCGTGCTCATCGTCGCCTATCTGATCCCGGCGGTGGCGATCTCGACGGAGCTGACCAGCATCCCGGTCCCGCAGATCGGGTTCGGGCAGATCCTCGCCGAGCTCGACGGGCTCCAGCGCGACCTCGGGTTCGCGGAGTACACCGCGGCGTTCACCAACATGAACATGCTCAACGTCACGCTGATGACGGCGACGCTGATGTTCGGCACGGCAGGTCTGCCGCACGTGATCGTGCGGTTCTACACCGCGAAGAACGTCCGAGCGGCCCGGTTCTCGGCGCTGTGGGCGCTCTTCTTCATCGCCCTGCTCTACACCACGGCCCCGTCGATCGCAGCCTTCAGCAAGCTCAACATCCTCCAGGACGTCTCCGGTGCCGCCGTCGACAACCTGCCGGGCTGGGCACAGACGTGGGCCGACGTCGACCTGATCACGGTGGACGACCTCAACGGCGACGGGGTCATCGACTACGGGGCCGATGCGGCCAACGAGCTGGTGATCAACAACGACATCCTGGTCCTCGCCGCTCCGGAGATTGCCGGCCTGCCGGCGCCGATCATCGGCTTGGTCGCCGCGGGTGCGCTGGCTGCCGCCCTGTCCACGGCATCGGGTCTGCTGCTGGTGATCTCCTCGTCCATCGCCAACGACGTCTACTACAAGCGGATCAACCCGCAGGCGACAGAGGCGCGTCAGCTGATGGTGGGCCGGATCGCGATGGCCGCGGCCATCGTGGTGGCGGGCTACCTGGGCATCAACCCGCCCGGATTCGTGGCACAAGTCGTCGCCCTGGCCTTCGGCATAGCCTGTGCCAGCTTCTTCCCGGTGCTCGTGCTGGGCATCTTCTGGAAGAAGTGCACCGCCATGGGGGCCACGGCCGGGATGCTGACCGGCTTGGTCGTGACGCTCGCCTACATGCTGTGGACGATCGACATCTACGGCAACAGCGAAGGGATCTTCGGCATCGCCGAGACCAGCTTCGGGGTCGTCGGGATGGCGCTGAACTTCCTGGTGACGATCGTGGTCTCCCAGTTCACGCCGAAGCCGTCTCCGGTCATGCAGGAGCTGGTGGAGGAGATCCGCTACCCCGGACGCACCAAGCTCATCGAGGCGCACGCCAAGGGTGAGCTTCCGCCCGACGTGCACTGA
- a CDS encoding DUF4212 domain-containing protein translates to MDENQRRAYWRRNLRLMAVLLTIWAAVSFGAGIWFVKPLNNIVILDFPLGFWFAQQGSILTFLALIAVYVWRMDRLDKEFGVDELEEEGVHHP, encoded by the coding sequence ATGGACGAAAATCAGCGCCGGGCCTACTGGCGCCGCAACCTCAGGCTCATGGCCGTGTTGCTGACGATCTGGGCGGCGGTGTCCTTCGGCGCCGGCATCTGGTTCGTGAAGCCCCTGAACAACATCGTGATCCTCGACTTCCCGCTCGGCTTCTGGTTCGCCCAGCAGGGTTCGATCCTGACCTTCCTCGCCCTCATCGCCGTCTACGTGTGGCGGATGGACCGTCTCGACAAGGAGTTCGGCGTCGACGAGCTCGAGGAGGAAGGGGTGCACCACCCATGA
- a CDS encoding acyl-CoA synthetase, giving the protein MALHIADLFEHTVDVVPDRTALIVGDHRSTYAELDAAANRFAHHLRAAGIQPNEHVGLMARNIPEHVAAMLGCFKARVVPININYRYVRGELDYLVDNSEMVALIHEAQYSTVLDEVVPKHRRLRHQLVIEDGTGLRPTAYDAGEWDAAVAAQPETRDFGERSPDDVFIVYTGGTTGYPKGVMWRHEDVWRTLGGGIDFVTKLPLAEHDQSAGAADLDPLTCLQLGPIMHANGQWGMLLRFFTGHTNVLLPKFDADTVWRTVEQERVNTISLIGDAMARPLIEAYESGSYDASTLTTITSAAAIFSAEVKERWLTALPGVLVMDIIGSSETGMTGNGRIEKDTLADKGSLVAVGPETVVLDDEDRVLDLETNVGAIGRMARGGSIPLGYFGDPEKTARTFRVIDGVRYAVPGDFVQIEPGNKLTLLGRGSNCINTGGEKVYPEEVEVALKSHPDVYDTLVIGLPDPTYGQQVAALVQTRDGAELDADDVRRHLRTRLSGYKIPRTLQQVPQIPRHVTGKADYKTAHEMSASVAASRESEVAR; this is encoded by the coding sequence ATGGCACTCCACATCGCTGATCTGTTCGAGCACACCGTCGACGTCGTCCCGGACCGGACCGCCCTGATCGTCGGCGACCACCGCTCGACGTACGCCGAGCTCGACGCGGCGGCGAACCGCTTCGCCCACCACCTCCGCGCCGCCGGCATCCAGCCCAACGAGCACGTCGGGCTGATGGCGCGCAACATCCCCGAGCACGTCGCGGCGATGCTCGGCTGCTTCAAGGCGCGCGTGGTCCCCATCAACATCAACTACCGCTACGTGCGCGGTGAGCTCGACTACCTGGTCGACAACTCCGAGATGGTCGCCCTGATCCACGAGGCGCAGTACTCGACCGTCCTCGACGAGGTCGTGCCCAAGCACCGGCGGCTGCGCCACCAGCTGGTGATCGAGGACGGCACCGGCCTGCGACCCACGGCGTACGACGCGGGGGAGTGGGACGCCGCAGTGGCCGCCCAGCCCGAGACCCGCGACTTCGGCGAGCGCAGCCCCGACGACGTCTTCATCGTCTACACCGGCGGCACCACCGGCTATCCCAAGGGCGTCATGTGGCGCCACGAGGACGTCTGGCGCACCCTCGGCGGCGGGATCGACTTCGTCACCAAGCTGCCGCTGGCCGAGCACGACCAGTCCGCCGGCGCGGCCGACCTCGACCCGCTGACCTGCCTGCAGCTCGGCCCGATCATGCACGCCAACGGCCAGTGGGGGATGCTCCTGCGCTTCTTCACCGGGCACACCAACGTGCTGTTGCCGAAGTTCGATGCCGACACCGTGTGGCGCACCGTGGAGCAGGAGCGCGTCAACACCATCTCGCTGATCGGCGACGCGATGGCGCGCCCGCTGATCGAGGCCTACGAGTCCGGGTCATACGACGCCTCCACGCTGACGACGATCACCAGCGCGGCGGCGATCTTCTCCGCGGAGGTCAAGGAGCGCTGGCTCACCGCCCTGCCCGGCGTGCTCGTCATGGACATCATCGGCTCGTCGGAGACCGGCATGACCGGCAACGGCCGGATCGAGAAGGACACCCTCGCCGACAAGGGCAGCCTGGTCGCCGTCGGTCCGGAGACGGTCGTGCTCGACGACGAGGACCGCGTGCTCGACCTGGAGACCAACGTCGGTGCGATCGGCCGGATGGCGCGCGGCGGCAGCATCCCGCTGGGCTACTTCGGCGACCCGGAGAAGACCGCGCGCACCTTCCGCGTCATCGACGGGGTGCGGTACGCCGTCCCGGGCGACTTCGTCCAGATCGAGCCCGGCAACAAGCTCACCCTGCTCGGCCGCGGGTCCAACTGCATCAACACCGGAGGCGAGAAGGTCTACCCCGAGGAGGTCGAGGTCGCGCTCAAGTCGCACCCCGACGTCTACGACACCCTCGTGATCGGGCTGCCGGACCCGACGTACGGCCAGCAGGTCGCCGCCCTGGTGCAGACCCGCGACGGGGCTGAGCTCGACGCCGACGACGTCCGGCGCCACCTGCGCACCCGGCTGTCGGGCTACAAGATCCCGCGCACGCTCCAGCAGGTCCCCCAGATCCCCCGCCATGTGACCGGCAAGGCGGACTACAAGACGGCGCACGAGATGTCCGCATCCGTGGCCGCTTCTCGAGAGAGTGAGGTCGCACGATGA
- a CDS encoding enoyl-CoA hydratase/isomerase family protein, producing the protein MITVAQLARDGHHCLQPADASVVLRDQIDLCHPDPLVIVDLDGARPRDIEVATGVLDAARPAARALLVGLATEAPAPHVEPLLARLMTTLCSAPNLQCAGNPDNLSALSKLVAGAPRAALVLADLLELTASSSLRWGVTAESFAYSMLLAGPEFAQWRAATPIRSLAEATTPVLMSRDGTRLHLRLNRPERRNAFGRSLRNALLDGLAIARIDASVTDVLIDGAGPAFCSGGDLDEFGTTPDPVTAHHVRMVGHAGLAVHELRDKARFRVHGACIGAGIEIPAFAVHIEASSDASFALPELGLGLVPGAGGTVSIPARIGRWRTAYLALTGAKIDAATALNWGLVDAVV; encoded by the coding sequence GTGATCACGGTCGCCCAGCTCGCTAGAGATGGGCACCACTGCTTACAGCCTGCCGATGCCAGCGTCGTTCTGCGCGACCAGATTGACCTATGCCACCCGGACCCGCTGGTGATAGTTGACCTTGACGGGGCACGGCCGAGAGACATCGAGGTCGCGACGGGCGTCCTCGACGCCGCTCGACCAGCCGCACGGGCCCTGTTGGTGGGTCTCGCCACAGAGGCTCCCGCTCCGCACGTCGAACCGTTGCTGGCACGACTGATGACCACGCTGTGCTCCGCACCCAACCTCCAATGCGCCGGCAACCCGGACAACCTCTCGGCTCTTTCCAAATTGGTGGCTGGCGCCCCGCGTGCTGCGCTGGTGCTGGCGGACCTCCTAGAACTGACCGCAAGTTCTTCACTACGCTGGGGGGTCACGGCTGAATCCTTCGCATACTCGATGCTGCTCGCCGGACCCGAGTTTGCGCAATGGCGTGCAGCGACGCCAATTCGGTCGCTCGCGGAGGCCACCACACCTGTTCTCATGAGCCGAGACGGCACACGGCTTCACCTGCGCTTGAATCGGCCCGAACGGCGCAATGCTTTTGGGCGGTCGTTGCGCAACGCACTGTTGGACGGACTGGCGATCGCTCGCATCGATGCCTCTGTGACCGATGTGCTCATTGACGGCGCCGGTCCTGCTTTCTGCAGCGGCGGAGATCTCGACGAGTTCGGCACCACCCCGGATCCCGTGACCGCGCACCATGTGCGGATGGTCGGGCATGCGGGACTCGCGGTGCATGAGCTGCGCGACAAAGCCAGGTTCCGCGTACACGGCGCATGCATCGGTGCCGGCATCGAGATACCGGCGTTCGCAGTTCACATCGAGGCCTCCTCCGACGCATCATTCGCCCTGCCCGAGCTCGGCCTGGGGCTGGTACCCGGAGCAGGGGGCACGGTGAGCATCCCAGCGCGCATCGGTCGGTGGCGGACCGCGTATCTCGCGCTGACCGGTGCCAAGATTGACGCCGCAACAGCCTTGAATTGGGGGTTGGTCGATGCCGTCGTTTGA
- a CDS encoding enoyl-CoA hydratase: MSATRRAEERSFVRVDRPVDGVAVVTLDRPDRMNAMAFDVMVPFQQQLAELGRDNAVRAIVITGEGRAFCAGADQKSAGRPPYADGLRRPGYALRSLEVLEEVIATMRRLHQPVIAAVNGAAVGGGLCLALACDVRIASEAAYFRAAGINNGLTASELGLSYLLPRAVGSSHAADMMFTGRDVGAEEAARIGLVSRLADPVVEEAVAVGERIASLSQPGIEMTKRSLHAGIAAGSLESYMPIEGIGQLYLRLLTDNFEEATRARKEGRPAQFRDDLP; this comes from the coding sequence GTGAGCGCAACCAGGAGGGCCGAGGAGCGCTCGTTCGTCCGCGTCGACCGGCCGGTCGACGGGGTCGCGGTCGTGACGCTGGACCGGCCGGACCGGATGAACGCGATGGCGTTCGATGTGATGGTCCCGTTCCAGCAGCAGCTCGCCGAGCTCGGCCGCGACAACGCCGTCCGCGCGATCGTGATCACCGGGGAGGGCCGCGCATTCTGCGCCGGCGCCGACCAGAAGTCGGCCGGGCGGCCGCCGTACGCCGACGGCCTGCGCCGTCCCGGGTATGCCCTGCGGTCGCTGGAGGTGCTGGAGGAGGTCATCGCCACGATGCGCCGCCTGCACCAGCCGGTGATCGCCGCCGTCAACGGCGCGGCCGTCGGCGGCGGGCTCTGCCTGGCGCTGGCCTGCGACGTGCGGATCGCCTCCGAGGCGGCGTACTTCCGCGCGGCCGGTATCAACAACGGTCTCACCGCCAGTGAGCTCGGCCTGAGCTACCTGCTGCCGCGGGCGGTCGGGTCCAGCCACGCCGCCGACATGATGTTCACCGGTCGCGACGTGGGTGCGGAGGAGGCGGCCCGGATCGGGCTCGTCTCGCGGCTCGCGGATCCCGTGGTCGAGGAAGCCGTCGCGGTCGGCGAGCGGATCGCGAGCCTGTCGCAGCCCGGCATCGAGATGACCAAGCGGTCGCTGCACGCCGGCATCGCGGCCGGGTCGCTGGAGAGCTACATGCCGATCGAGGGGATCGGCCAGCTCTACCTGCGGCTGCTGACCGACAACTTCGAGGAGGCGACGCGGGCCCGCAAGGAGGGGCGACCCGCGCAGTTCCGCGACGACCTGCCCTGA